The following proteins are encoded in a genomic region of Camarhynchus parvulus chromosome 4A, STF_HiC, whole genome shotgun sequence:
- the BCORL1 gene encoding BCL-6 corepressor-like protein 1, with protein sequence MISTAPLYSGVHNWTSTERIRMCGLNEERRAPISDEESKTSSSQHLGSQEFCVSSSLSEVELTAVSGGGSSAQGLDADGKVEEKLGPKLEEQPPDPNPNLECVGKTVTDDALGPLAGQGDGRGQEPATPRAVEQESSGADAAWTPADPPSDKQADAAPACSVAPESEPAGNEKTTPSTAAQGPGVLAEGTLSVVVSSCNTSASSPATFTLNRVCFPPSQAPAMQKLPLSFQAGAVLSPSQSLVYIPPPSCGQPLSVATLPATLGVSSTLTFPVLPSYLHERCLPGIIASPELRSYPYTFSVTRPLASDAKVVSVEVNQLSCPPPSGGSSAQAAAESAPLSSTGLALPSSQALPAAPAPGGSAAPSSGTAVQARAPAAPEPHAPGAATSLSPLKSPPQLEREMVSSPECSEMPLDLSSKSNRQKLPPPSQRKTPPMPILTPVHTSGKALLTTVLSKSQRAAQATGSSVTSCLGTTPPLVIFPEFLRNGEQGSWMKNTTLISTIPGTYVGVANPVPASLLLSKDVGVSLSRDPRHLPKQEPISIIDQGEPRSAGVPCGKKANQVGTEGQQDPAKKLLHGRAAPGAPLCQSKDIATWNPVQGSVYPRCPINGKPSNPQLLPLGWSPYHQTPLLSIGISTAGQLPLNQSSPCKTAGAGKLLAFPSVQPAEPSAAAQSLPEGEQDAAAKSKSCRALPKPCEEPTNPAPPEAGPAFHTSALDGKGGKGKLDNAPKSQECTQPESDCGQESNAQTEAPQGSCSLKQPDAKPKNQVLAAYLSHDLPAAGQQGLRMVPEVPTDGQRKELGCKGSQEPSVTEPVPCVQKVDLCRVKKERVECDVSFPSVTCLHAGAAPQAFAEAKLKGTGQIKQEGGTRCKAKRQHDGDTRQSHKRLKCQGQDSEESPSKSGSWSVHGRKWQKHHDNPHELGKQAGREGRGGPGSITDHNSLGVKRKRRRPAKTECPSPAHRGDSHEEGYLEKKPKNNFRDFIPVVLSSRTRSQSGSIAGSSAGVTGECDVSGPEILPLLEEDQEEEEEEEEEEEEETSLKHRKLRKSHRTSRCHSRRDRDRDRSVSERSSCHTRRTRELPWRAESPRQVWEPNEEEEEEEEDGHIKRKKRRRQKSRKYQTGEYLTEREEEQVGYPHRRRKSKADCRHRKQKESGKGKGTELQLRSRLSPSPRKPQGHTDFRNGFFLEHSDTSPVQEELEKPSGKRKCKTKHLAGICDEGKGKGCCNQPKMCSPKKPQDLWTLCKSHRASPGSSPELPPAQNVPPGARRLIVNKNAGETLLQRAARLGYKDVVLYCLQKKSSDVNHHDNAGYTALHEACARGWIDILHILLQHGANVNCSAQDGTRPIHDAVANDNLETMWLLLSYGADPTLATYSGQTAVKLATSDVMKSFLCDYLSDLQGRSDGDPRTAWDFYSSSVLEGKDSIGCDLLLNPPGSSDQEEEEQEADNFMFEFSDKPLLPSYNLQVSVSRGPCNWFLFSDVLKRLKLSSRIFQARFPHFEVATLPRAEFQRQVSLSQVLAQEEVPASPELAPGAAETVELVHYEPELLQLLGSVVEYQAWSS encoded by the exons aTGATCTCTACAGCACCTCTCTACAGCGGGGTGCACAACTGGACCAGCACAGAGCGGATTCGCATGTGTGGCCTCAACGAGGAGAG GAGAGCCCCCATTTCTGATGAGGAGTCAAAAAcgagcagctcccagcacttgGGGTCTCAAGAGTTttgtgtcagcagcagccttTCCGAG gtggagcTCACAGCAGTCAGcggtggtggcagcagtgcccaggggctggATGCTGATGGCAAGGTGGAGGAAAAGCTTGGACCCAAACTGGAGGAGCAACCACCTGATCCCAACCCAAACCTGGAGTGTGTGGGAAAGACTGTGACAGACGACGCCCTGGGCCCTCTGGCAGGTCAGGGGGATGGCAGAGGGCAGGAGCCAGCAACCCCCAgagctgtggagcaggagagcagtggTGCTGATGCTGCCTGGACACCAGCAGATCCTCCCAGCGACAAGCAGGCTgatgctgccccagcctgctctgtggCTCCAGAGAGTGAGCCTGCTGGGAACGAGAAAACCACCCCGAGCACTGCAGCACAAGGGCCAGGCGTGTTGGCAGAAGGGACGTTGTCTGTGGTTGTCTCCAGCTGCAACACCTCTGCCTCCAGTCCCGCCACCTTCACATTGAACAGGGTTTGCTTTCCCCCCTCTCAGGCCCCTGCTATGCAAAAACTGCCCCTGTCCttccaggctggggctgtgctgagcccgAGCCAGTCACTGGTGTACATCCCCCctcccagctgtgggcagcCGCTCAGCGTGGCCACACTCCCAGCCACTCTGGGGGTCTCCTCCACACTCACCTTCCCCGTCCTGCCTTCCTACCTGCACGAGCGTTGCCTACCGGGTATTATCGCTTCCCCAGAGCTGCGTTCCTACCCCTACACCTTCTCTGTCACCAGGCCCTTGGCTTCAGATGCCAAAGTGGTGTCTGTGGAGGTGAATCAGCTCAGCTGCCCCCCACCTTCGGGTGGAAGtagtgcccaggctgctgctgagagcgCTCCCCTGTCCAGCACCggcctggccctgccctccagccaggctctgccggcagcaccagcaccaggggGGAGCGCTGCtccctcctctggcacagctgtgcaggcCAGAGCCCCGGCAGCTCCCGAGCCACATGCTCCGGGGGCTGCCACTTCCCTGTCTCCTCTGAAGTCCCCTCCCCAGCTAGAACGTGAGATGGTCTCCTCCCCGGAGTGCAGTGAGATGCCTCTTGATCTCTCCTCCAAGTCCAACCGCCAGAAACTGCCTCCACCCAGCCAGCGCAAGACTCCTCCCATGCCCATCCTCACCCCCGTGCACACCAGTGGCAAAGCGCTGCTCACCACTGTCCTCTCCAAGTCCCAGCGTGCGGCACAGGCCACGGGCAGCAGTGTCACCTCGTGCCTCGGCACCACCCCACCCTTGGTCATCTTTCCTGAGTTCCTGCGCAACGGCGAGCAGGGCTCCTGGATGAAGAACACCACGCTCATCAGCACCATTCCCGGCACTTATGTTGGTGTCGCCAACCCGGTGCCAGCCTCGCTGCTGCTCAGCAAGGATGTCGGTGTGAGCCTCAGCAGGGACCCACGCCACCTGCCCAAGCAGGAGCCCATCTCCATCATTGACCAGGGCGAGCCCCGGAGTGCCGGTGTTCCCTGTGGGAAGAAAGCCAACCAGGTTGGCACGGAAGGACAGCAGGATCCTGCCAAGAAACTTCTTCATGgtagagctgctccaggagctcctttgTGTCAGTCCAAGGACATCGCCACCTGGAATCCTGTCCAGGGAAGCGTGTACCCGCGATGCCCCATCAATGGAAAACCTTCCAATCCTCAACTTCTGCCTCTGGGCTGGTCTCCGTACCATCAAACCCCACTGCTTTCCATTGGCATCTCCACGGCAGGACAGCTGCCCCTGaaccagagcagcccctgcaagACAGCCGGGGCAGGCAAGCTGCTGGCATTCCCGAGCGTGCAGCCCGCCGAGCCCAGTGCGGCCGCCCAGAGCCTGCCAGAGGGCGAACAAGATGCTGCAGCCAAGAGCAAGAGCTGCCGGGCCTTGCCCAAGCCCTGCGAGGAGCCGACCAACCCAGCACCACCGGAGGCAGGTCCAGCTTTCCATACCAGTGCTTTGGatgggaaaggggggaaagggaagctGGACAATGCTCCAAAGAGTCAGGAGTGCACTCAGCCAGAGTCTGACTGCGGTCAGGAGAGCAACGCACAGACTGAGGCTCCCCAGGGGAGCTGTAGCCTCAAACAGCCAGatgcaaaacccaaaaatcaagTGTTAGCAGCGTATTTGTCACATgacctgccagcagctgggcagcaaGGCCTGCGGATGGTGCCAGAGGTGCCCACAGATGGCCAGCgcaaggagctgggctgcaaggGCTCCCAGGAGCCATCGGTCACGGAGCCCGTCCCGTGTGTGCAGAAGGTGGATCTGTGCAGGGTCAAGAAGGAACGAGTGGAGTGTGATGTGTCCTTTCCCTCAGTGACCTGCCTGCatgctggggcagctccccaGGCCTTCGCTGAGGCCAAGCTCAAAGGAACGGGGCAAATCAAGCAGGAGGGTGGCACACGCTGCAAGGCCAAACGGCAGCACGATGGGGACACCAGGCAGAGCCACAAGAGACTGAAGTGCCAAGGCCAGGACAGTGAGGAGTCCCCAAGCAAGTCGGGAAGCTGGAGCGTGCATGGCCGGAAG TGGCAAAAACACCACGACAATCCACATGAGCTTGGCAAGCAGGCAGGCCGGGAAGGCCGAGGCGGCCCGGGTTCCATCACGGATCACAACAGCCTCGGGGTAAAGCGCAAGCGTAGGAGGCCAGCGAAGACAGAGTGCCCATCTCCGGCTCACCGTGGAGACAGCCACGAGGAAG GTTACTTGGAGAAGAAGCCCAAGAACAACTTCCGGGATTTCATTCCAGTGGTGCTGAGCAGCCGGACGCGCAGTCAGTCGG GAAGCATTGCTGGCTCTTCTGCAGGTGTGACGGGAGAGTGTGATGTGAGTGGTCCGGAGATTTTGCCATTGCTGGAGGAGGatcaggaagaagaagaggaggaggaggaagaggaggaggaggagacatCCTTGAAACATCGCAAGCTGCGCAAATCCCACAGGACATCGCGCTGCCACAGccgcagggacagggacagggacaggtctGTGtctgagaggagcagctgtCACACAAGGAGGACCCGGGAGCTGCCCTGGAGAGCAGAATCACCCAGGCAGGTGTGGGAGCCcaacgaggaggaggaggaggaggaggaggatggccacatcaaaaggaagaaaaggagacgGCAGAAAAGTCGGAAATACCAGACAGGGGAATACCTGACTGAGCGGGAGGAGGAGCAAGTGGGATATCCCCACCGGAGGCGGAAATCCAAAGCAG ATTGCAGGCACCGGAAGCAGAAGGAGTCTGGGAAGGGcaaaggcacagagctgcagctgaggagcaggCTATCCCCATCCCCCCGGAAACCTCAAGGACACACGGACTTTCGGAATGGCTTCTTCCTGGAGCACTCCGACACCTCTCCTGTCCAAGAAGAGCTAGAGAAACCATCAGGAAAACGCAAATGTAAAACCAAACACCTGGCAGGGATCTGTGATGAGGGGAAG ggGAAAGGCTGCTGCAACCAGCCCAAAATGTGCTCTCCGAAGAAGCCCCAGGACTTGTGGACACTTTGTAAGTCCCATCGGGCCAGCCCAGGGAGTTCccctgagctgcctccagcccagaATGTTCCCCCCGGAGCTCGGCGGCTGATTGTGAACAAGAACGCAGGGGAGACACTCCTGCAGCGAGCGGCTCGCCTGGGCTACAAG GACGTGGTGCTGTACTGCCTGCAGAAGAAGAGCAGTGACGTGAACCACCATGACAACGCGGGGTACACGGCCCTGCACGAGGCCTGCGCGCGTGGCTGGATTGACATCCTGcacatcctgctccagcacggCGCCAACGTCAACTGCAGCGCCCAGGACGGCACCAG GCCTATCCATGATGCAGTAGCAAATGACAACCTGGAAACCATGTGGCTTCTCCTTTCCTATGGTGCTGATCCCACTCTGGCCACATACTCTGGGCAGACAGCAGTGAAGTTGGCCACCAGCGATGTGATGAAGAGCTTCCTCTGTG ATTACCTGTCAGATCTGCAGGGCCGCAGTGACGGAGACCCTCGGACAGCCTGGGATTTCTACAGCAGCTCCGTGCTCG AGGGGAAGGACAGCATCGGCTGCGACCTGCTGCTCAACCCTCCAGGGAGCTCAgaccaggaggaagaggagcaagaAGCAGATAACTTCATGTTTGAGTTCTCAGACAAGCCGCTGCTTCCCAGCTACAACCTCCAAGTGTCCGTGTCCCGGGG GCCCTGCAACTGGTTCCTGTTCTCTGATGTGCTCAAGCGGCTGAAGCTGTCCTCCCGCATATTCCAGGCCCGCTTCCCGCACTTCGAGGTGGCCACGCTGCCCCGGGCAGAGTTCCAGCGCCAGGTGTCCCTCAGCCAGGTGCTGGCGCAGGAGGAGGTGCCAGCAAGCCCCGAGCTGGCGCCGGGCGCGGCAGAGACTGTGGAGCTGGTGCACTACGAGCccgagctgctgcagctgctgggctcgGTGGTGGAGTACcaggcctggagcagctga
- the LOC115915002 gene encoding uncharacterized protein LOC115915002, with the protein MARGRRLDPRPAALRAPRGIEPEGAAGPGGSPSGSVAEVGATRPPGLDRRVRVLSTGRPRCARGHPPSRGRARRWAPGGGYRAESNGAGDSGASGTGTEDSRAGNIGTAGNGAACAALAVRCPSGSARCRAPGAARAWSERPPPLPPPPPSFSSPRRGASVVPRCGSRCPGAGSGGRVCVRGVCALSSPRAEPLRSVPCRTPGAAASRPPPLPGPRRARSPSLPSPRSLPRSLPAPARSLSGPAPPRGPGRAARRDPQSAGRLGGSRPRRTDYGSRQPARPRLALALTLRLPLPVSPPPPPLPPNRRSQRPGSDPPPGAGARPGPPPPAARPPREAAEGSGWPDPSSGRPDGISMETVPDTPGGGGGAARGGERAGGTGDVLRRDSGGGAAGTDSAGRGAAGGGGGSAPRPATARRSRCPARHGCSGSGTGGTCRCRGGAGVPRRGGAAAQRGAPGAAVGRRCRALVEFGGVARARPGRRCARGRFGCGCRPAGCRAVAEEPSPGAARPPPPPCPGLPRCGSAGARPRLLGLRDAPPGSGPGGNC; encoded by the exons ATGGCGCGGGGGAGGCGCCTCGACCCCCGCCCCGCAGCGCTGCGTGCCCCGCGCGGTATCGAGCCGGAAGGGGCAGCGGGCCCTGGGGGGTCACCCAGCGGCAGCGTCGCCGAGGTGGGGGCCACACGCCCACCTGGGCTGGACAGGCGGGTCCGCGTTCTCTCAACCGGCCGGCCCCGCTGCGCCCGGGGACACCCACCCTCCCGCGGCCGCGCCCGGCGGTGGGCACCGGGCGGGGGGTACCGGGCGGAGAGCAACGGGGCGGGGGACAGCGGGGCGTCGGGGACCGGGACTGAGGACTCTAGGGCTGGGAACATCGGGACTGCGGGCAACGGGGCTGCGTGCGCCGCGCTCGCCGTGCGCTGCCCGTCCGGCTCTGCCCGCTGTCGGgcgcccggcgctgcccgggcgTGGAGCGAGCGCCCGCCCCCGCTgccgcctcctcctccatccttctcctccccccGGCGCGGAGCGAGCGTCGTTCCCCGGTGCGGGAGCCGGTGCCCCGGCGCGGGGTCGGGCGGGCGTGTGTGTGTGCGGGGCGTGTGTGCGTTGAGCTCCCCCCGTGCCGAGCCACTCCGCTCCGTGCCGTGCCGAACCCCGGGCGCGGCGGCCTCCCGACCCCCGCCCCtcccggggccgcgccgggcgcggagcccctccctcccctccccgcgCTCCCTCCCTCGTTCCCTCCCCGCGCCCGCCCGTTCCCTCTCCGGACCGGCCCCCCCGCGCGGGCCGGGGCGCGCGGCACGCCGGGACCCGCAGTCCGCGGGGCGGCTCGGCGGCTCCCGGCCCCGGCGGACGGACTACGGCTCCCGGCAGCCCGCGCGGCCGCGGCTCGCTCTCGCCCTCACACTCCGGCTGCCGCTGCCAGTGTctcctccgccgccgccgctgccgccgaACCGCCGCTCGCAGCGCCCGGGGTCCGACCCGCCGCCTGGGGCAGgggcccgccccggcccgccgccccccgccgcccgcccgcctcGGGAAGCAG CGGAGGGGAGCGGGTGGCCCGACCCCTCCTCCGGCCGTCCGGACGGGATCTCCATGGAAACGGTCCCGGACACCCCCGGGGGCGGCGGtggggcggcgcgggggggtGAGCGGGCCGGGGGGACCGGCGACGTCCTGCGGCGGGACAgcggcgggggcgcggcgggcACTGACAGCGCCGGGCGGGGGGcagcgggcggcggcggcggctccgctccccgccccgcGACGGCGCGGCGGAGCCGCTGCCCTGCCCGGCACGGCTGCTCCGGCTCCGGCACCGGCGGCACCTGCCGCTGCCGGGGCGGTGCGGGGGtcccgcggcggggcggggcggccgcgcaGCGCGGCGCTCCCGGGGCGGCGGTGGGACGGCGGTGCCGGGCGCTCGTGGAGTTTGGCGGCGTGGCCCGAgcccgccccggccgccgctGTGCCCGGGGCCGGTTCGGCTGCGGGTGCCGGCCGGCCGGGTGCCGGGCGGTGGCGGAAGAGCCCTCcccgggggcagcgcggccgccgccaCCTCCATGTCCGGGGCTGCCCCGGTGCGGCAGCGCGGGGGCCCGGCCGCGCCTGCTGGGGCTGCGGGACGCTCCGCCGGGGAGTGGCCCCGGGGGCAACTGTTGa